Proteins from a genomic interval of Plasmodium reichenowi strain SY57 chromosome 11, whole genome shotgun sequence:
- a CDS encoding AP-4 complex subunit mu, putative, producing MVISQFYILSPRGDTIINRDFRGDIIKGSAEVFFRNVKLYKGDAPPVFYLNGINFTYLKSNSLYFVVTSLFNISPSYLIELLHRLLKIFKDFCGQITEELIRTNFILIYEIIDEIIDYGYLQNSNTEYIKNLIHNEITTNNNTVKKFTNLPNFSIKNTNTLPSNASQKPIQINDKKNEIFIDIVEKINLIMNSNGEIVYSYIDGVIQIKSYLLGNPFIKIALNDDLYIKNIHHDNSNNIIIDDCNFNHLVNLSQFEKDKILSLYQPDGECVLMNYRINNNFKAPFKIYANVIYNQNHTVELCIRIRLDIPSQYTCTNVFVYCNLCKHITNVHLDLNTNSDLFSAQYISNENKLLWTIKKFKGEHEYSIRSKITLSPHYAFSKRDFGPIYILFEIPMFNLSKLRIKYLRIIENYKTSNTHRWVRYITQSSSYVYRLN from the exons ATGGTGATATCccaattttatattttgtcTCCAAGAGGGGATACCATTATTAATAGAGATTTTCGTGgagatataataaaaggtAGTGCCGAAGTATTTTTTCGAAatgtaaaattatataaaggTGATGCACCCCCagttttttatttgaatggtataaattttacatatttgAAAAGTAATagtttatattttgtagtaacatcattatttaatatttctcCAAGTTATTTAATTGAATTATTACATCGGTTactaaaaatatttaaagatTTTTGTGGACAAATAACAGAAGAATTAATACGAAccaattttattttaatatatgaaataatagATGAAATAATAGATTATGgttatttacaaaatagTAATAcagaatatataaaaaatctaatacataatgaaataacaacaaataataatacagTGAAAAAATTTACCAACCTACCTAATTTttctataaaaaatacaaatacaTTACCATCAAATGCATCCCAAAAACCTATACAaattaatgataaaaaaaatgaaatatttatagatatagttgaaaaaattaatttaattatgaATTCTAATGGAGAAATAgtatattcatatattgATGGTgttatacaaataaaatcTTATTTATTAGGAAATCCTTTTATCAAAATAGCTTTAAATgatgatttatatattaaaaatattcatcatgataattcaaataatattattattgacGATTGTAATTTTAATCATCTAGTTAATTTATCACAATttgaaaaagataaaattttatctttatacCAACCAGATGGTGAATGTGTACTTATGAATTATCGAATCAATAATAACTTTAAAGCGccttttaaaatatatgctAATGTGATATATAACCAAAATCATACG GTAGAATTGTGTATAAGAATACGGCTAGATATCCCTTCTCAGTATACATGCACAAATGTATTTGTTTATTGCAATTTATGTAAACACATAACTAATGTACATCTGGACTTGAATACGAATTCGGATTTATTCTCAGCtcaatatatatcaaatgagaacaaattattatggaccatcaaaaaattcaag GGAGAACATGAATATAGTATTCGATCAAAAATTACGTTAAGTCCTCATTATGCCTTTTCAAAACGAGATTTTGGacctatatatattttatttgaaatACCAATGTTTAATTTATCAAAACTtagaataaaatatctGAGGATAATTGAAAATTACAAAACAAGTAATACGCACCGATGGGTGCGTTATATAACTCAATCCTCTTCATATGTTTACCGTTTGAactaa
- a CDS encoding ATP-dependent zinc metalloprotease FTSH, putative: protein MYRADIIRKKSTSLLLPSEKNAFQKKKWVLKKSLDNLLDHNNTQKECLHSLSYLKDRINNNNNNNNMKNGYKELVVCSSSIKYNSNVDYNIFFDSLNYICEHVQNIWSNKNKHIKINENISNIFVKFLKKYNHFKNGNYKIKNRVYKKDSFIKPSNYLQSFLLNGKCDDGEKIIKKILKDNKSLKSIKKKMRKNEDFIWSRERSMTNLGGHNQSEHTLGESIINNNNNNNNNNNNIINNNNINNNIINNVIKKHMSFTNSRYIGFLNNNVSKYKLNFFQFLKNIYLSKAPKGFERFENKSPNSNNFKPEEEKPRKYDNYFFYIFFIVLLFFLLFVDSNGLYNEITQNDFFYKYLSKGYIEKIKLINKDYVKAYLNSHGIKKYHMKYVSFRVGNSDSFEKKVEAVQREMNIKRDELIEVQYVNEANILNEVKGYIPSILFFLLLIFLFQKITLKNVTNSGMDKLFKFSKISPINKNNLKTDVKFSSVAGMKQAKEEIMEFVDFLKNPTKYEILGAKIPKGALLCGAPGTGKTLLAKAVAGEANVPFFNISGSDFIEVFVGIGPSRVRELFAQARKHAPSIIFIDEIDAVGRKRSKGGFAGGGNDERENTLNQMLVEMDGFHTSNDKVVVLAGTNRVDILDPAITRPGRFDRIVNISKPDINERSEIFQVHLKNLKLHESLDIKNISYILASLTPGFVGADIANVVNEGAIQCARRSNLLGVQIKDFELAIERVIGGLPKSSSLISPLEKKIISYHETGHALIGWFLEYADPVLKVSIIPRNNGALGYSQHLSEEIMLFSRDAILDKIAVILGGRAAEELFIGKITTGAIDDLNKVTQLAYSYVSQYGMNQEIGLVSFQPNSNSEYNLYRPHSECLAHLIDNEVRSLIETQYKRVKSILMKNEKHVHNLANLLYEKETISYHDIVKCVGERPYPVKSAYEKFVKANPYKAISSEPLLEDKKESDHMKGDVKGDTLNIGNVNTKDFEKGHIKENTKECKKENTKECKKENTKDNTKNQYNILGNSSKDDTKQTSSKLNEEKCKEKLGDSQKKDNKISNVKLR from the coding sequence cttctttattattaccaagtgaaaaaaatgcgtttcaaaaaaaaaaatgggTACTGAAAAAATCTTTGGATAATTTATTAGATCATAACAATACACAAAAGGAATGTCTCCATTCCttatcatatttaaaagatagaataaataataataataataataataatatgaagaaTGGTTATAAAGAATTAGTTGTATGTTCATCATCAATTAAATACAATTCAAACGTAGactataatatattttttgattctttaaattatatttgtgaacatgtacaaaatatatggagtaataaaaataagcATATTAAAATCAACgaaaatatatctaatatatttgtgaaatttttaaaaaaatataatcattttaaaaatgggaactataaaattaagaatcgtgtatataaaaaggataGTTTTATAAAACCATCTAATTATTTACAgtcctttttattaaatggGAAATGTGATGATGGTgagaaaattataaaaaaaattttaaaagataataaaagcttgaaaagtataaaaaaaaaaatgaggAAAAATGAAGATTTCATTTGGTCCCGTGAGAGGAGTATGACTAATCTAGGTGGTCACAACCAAAGTGAACATACATTAGGCGAATcaataattaataataacaataataataataataataataataatattattaataataataatattaataataatattattaataatgtaataaaaaagcATATGTCATTTACTAATTCAAGATACATTGGTTTTCTTAACAATAACgtatcaaaatataaattaaacTTTTTTCagtttttaaaaaatatttatctttCTAAAGCACCCAAAGGATTTGAAAGATTTGAGAATAAAAGTCCaaatagtaataattttaaacCTGAAGAAGAGAAACCACgtaaatatgataattattttttttatatattctttatcgtattattatttttccttCTATTTGTGGATTCGAATggtttatataatgaaataacgcagaatgattttttttataaatatttatcaaaAGGTTATATagagaaaataaaattaattaataaagaTTATGTAAAAGCATATTTAAATTCGCAtggtataaaaaaatatcatatgAAATATGTAAGTTTCCGTGTTGGAAATAGCGACAGTTTTGAAAAGAAGGTAGAAGCGGTACAACGagaaatgaatataaaaagagaTGAATTAATAGAAGTACAATATGTTAATGAAgctaatatattaaatgaagTTAAGGGTTATATTCCAAGtatcttattttttttattgttaatatttttatttcaaaaaattactttaaaaaatgtaacCAATAGTGGTATggataaattatttaaatttagTAAAATATCTCctattaataaaaataatttaaaaacaGACGTCAAATTTTCAAGTGTAGCTGGTATGAAGCAAGCtaaagaagaaattatGGAATTTGTagattttttaaaaaatccaactaaatatgaaatattgGGTGCTAAAATACCTAAAGGTGCATTATTATGTGGTGCCCCGGGTACCGGGAAAACTTTACTAGCAAAAGCTGTAGCTGGAGAAGCAAATGttccattttttaatataagCGGTAGTGATTTTATTGAAGTTTTTGTTGGAATAGGTCCATCAAGGGTTCGAGAATTATTTGCTCAAGCAAGAAAACATGCACCttctataatttttatagaTGAAATTGATGCTGTCGGTAGAAAGAGATCAAAAGGTGGTTTCGCTGGTGGAGGTAACGATGAAAGAGAAAACACATTAAATCAAATGCTAGTAGAGATGGATGGATTTCATACATCTAATGATAAGGTAGTTGTTTTAGCTGGTACGAATCGAGTAGATATTTTAGATCCAGCTATTACTAGACCAGGTAGATTTGATAGAATAGTAAATATAAGTAAACCTGATATAAATGAAAGATCAGAAATATTTCAAgttcatttaaaaaatctTAAATTACATGAATCATtagatattaaaaatattagtTATATATTAGCATCTTTAACACCGGGGTTTGTTGGTGCTGATATTGCTAATGTTGTTAATGAAGGAGCTATTCAATGTGCTCGAAGATCTAATTTATTAGGGGTTCAAATAAAAGATTTTGAATTAGCCATAGAAAGAGTCATTGGTGGTTTACCAAAATCTTCTTCTCTTATATCTCCacttgaaaaaaaaattatatcatatCATGAAACTGGTCATGCACTTATTGGATGGTTTTTAGAATATGCAGATCCTGTATTAAAGGTATCTATAATTCCTAGAAATAATGGAGCCCTTGGATATTCACAACATTTAAGTGAAGAAATTATGTTATTTTCCAGAGATGCAATATTAGATAAAATTGCTGTAATATTAGGTGGAAGAGCAGCAGAAGAATTGTTTATAGGAAAAATTACAACTGGAGCTATTGATGATTTAAATAAAGTTACTCAGCTAGCTTATTCATATGTTTCTCAATATGGTATGAATCAAGAAATAGGATTGGTTTCTTTTCAACCCAATTCAAATAGtgaatataatttatacaGACCACATTCAGAATGTTTAGCACATCTTATAGATAATGAAGTTAGATCCTTAATTGAAACTCAATATAAAAGAGTTAAATCtatattaatgaaaaatgaaaaacaTGTACATAATCTAGCCAacttattatatgaaaaggAAACTATCTCTTATCATGATATTGTTAAATGTGTTGGTGAAAGACCCTACCCAGTCAAATCAGCATATGAAAAGTTCGTAAAGGCAAATCCATACAAAGCAATATCAAGCGAACCTTTACTTgaagataaaaaagaaagtgATCATATGAAGGGTGATGTAAAGGGTGATACTTTAAATATTGGAAATGTTAATACAAAGGATTTTGAAAAGGGACATATAAAGGAAAATACAAAGGAAtgtaaaaaagaaaatacaaaggaatgtaaaaaagaaaatacaAAAGACAATACAAAAAATCAGTACAATATTTTGGGGAACAGTTCCAAAGATGATACTAAACAAACTTCTTCAAAGTTGAATGAAGAGAAATGTAAGGAAAAATTAGGGGATTCTCAAAAGAaggataataaaatatccAATGTGAAACTaagatga